A part of Leptospira wolffii serovar Khorat str. Khorat-H2 genomic DNA contains:
- a CDS encoding LuxR C-terminal-related transcriptional regulator — protein sequence MRRETRIAIVESDTSFAKSCVESLRSIENVSRTDVFSSVESFFESDPNRFDLVFLDALPSQNSGIEFLKEEKVQGKNTKYVVLSTVDSDETLYQAIQAGAVGFVLKKDLEDIADVATTVMREGGILSQGLAARVISFFHKPPRQELNSLTPREREILEHIVRGARTKQIAGYFGTKEGTVRIQIKSIFKKMKVNSRVDLVRKFSRP from the coding sequence ATGAGGCGAGAAACAAGAATTGCTATAGTGGAAAGCGATACGTCATTTGCGAAATCTTGCGTGGAATCATTACGAAGTATTGAGAACGTCTCGCGAACGGATGTGTTCTCATCCGTAGAATCTTTTTTCGAATCCGATCCGAATCGTTTCGATTTGGTTTTCTTGGACGCTCTTCCGTCCCAAAATTCGGGGATCGAATTTCTAAAGGAAGAAAAAGTTCAAGGAAAGAATACGAAGTATGTCGTTCTTTCCACGGTGGATTCCGACGAGACTCTCTACCAAGCCATACAGGCCGGAGCCGTAGGCTTCGTTTTAAAGAAGGATTTAGAGGATATCGCCGATGTGGCGACTACCGTTATGAGAGAAGGAGGGATATTATCCCAAGGTTTGGCGGCGCGCGTTATCTCCTTCTTTCACAAGCCTCCGAGGCAAGAACTGAATTCTCTCACTCCTAGAGAAAGGGAAATCCTGGAGCATATAGTTCGCGGAGCGAGAACTAAGCAAATAGCGGGTTATTTCGGAACGAAAGAAGGAACGGTTCGGATTCAAATCAAAAGTATTTTCAAGAAAATGAAAGTGAACTCTAGAGTGGATCTAGTTCGCAAGTTTTCCCGTCCTTGA
- a CDS encoding lysophospholipid acyltransferase family protein gives MKVKIAAWISFFILRIIYLTVRWEEIDLPKSTEEQLLKGKGFLLALWHNQIPNVIHFTYKFFIKRYNLEVVPMASRSKDGELATRVISHFGMRPKRGSSKKGGSTALKALVQDSKKGSIGLITPDGPTGPIYELKPGIVQLASLTGFPVISYYAKYDRYWQVHSWDRTKVPKPFSKARFYISEPFFIPKLKGPDDLQKWTASLENFMLVQTGISVQEARNLREEIQKEKEAKSKRSGN, from the coding sequence GTGAAAGTTAAAATCGCAGCCTGGATTTCCTTTTTCATTCTGCGAATTATTTATCTAACTGTTCGCTGGGAAGAAATCGATCTTCCTAAATCCACCGAAGAGCAACTCCTAAAAGGAAAAGGGTTCCTATTGGCGCTCTGGCACAATCAAATCCCCAACGTAATCCATTTTACATATAAGTTTTTCATAAAGCGATACAATTTGGAAGTCGTACCGATGGCCTCCCGATCCAAGGACGGAGAGTTGGCCACTCGGGTCATCAGCCATTTCGGAATGCGCCCCAAAAGAGGTTCCAGTAAGAAAGGCGGCTCCACCGCTTTGAAAGCGCTAGTACAGGATTCCAAAAAAGGAAGCATAGGCCTGATTACTCCCGACGGTCCTACGGGTCCGATTTACGAATTAAAACCCGGGATCGTGCAATTGGCTTCTCTGACCGGATTTCCGGTAATCTCGTATTATGCAAAATACGATCGCTATTGGCAGGTACATAGCTGGGATAGAACGAAAGTCCCTAAACCATTTTCAAAAGCTAGATTTTATATTTCGGAGCCTTTCTTTATCCCTAAGTTAAAAGGCCCGGACGATCTGCAAAAATGGACTGCATCCTTAGAAAATTTTATGTTAGTCCAAACCGGAATAAGTGTGCAAGAGGCCCGAAACTTACGGGAAGAGATTCAAAAAGAGAAAGAAGCCAAATCGAAACGCTCAGGCAACTAA
- a CDS encoding FAD-binding oxidoreductase, which produces MSILSLENKNKLKKLLGEDRVFFHDEKVMDEATFLSYGTDRTKVYSPNYEILTFPKNTQEVSEIVKFAYENDIQVVPSGGRTGYAGGAVAKSGGIVVSLSKMDQVLDFDPFFGSLTVQAGMITKNLHNECEERGFYFPVDFAATGSSQIGGNIATNAGGVRVVHYGLIRQWVLGLKVVTGTGEILEFNGEILKNNTGYDLKHLFIGSEGTLGIITECTVKLTKKPLDNRILFTAVPDFPSILELFKETHNISVPILAFEFLTKYCLDKVIDHLQVPDPFSEPSPYYVLMEFEIDEAADEEKLFAFLETILEKGFVTDGSLAQNSRQAETFWKYREGISESISIDYTVHKNDISLPLRNMNPFLEDMQSLLSDKYPGFEVALFGHIGDGNLHLNIVKPKDLSDADFFSQCKSVDPSMFQLLQKHHGSISAEHGIGLLKKDFLHFSRSEAEINVMRLIKKALDPKNILNPGKILP; this is translated from the coding sequence TTCTCTCCTACGGAACGGATCGCACCAAGGTCTATTCTCCCAATTACGAAATACTGACATTTCCGAAGAATACTCAAGAAGTCTCGGAAATCGTAAAATTCGCGTATGAAAACGATATCCAAGTGGTCCCTTCCGGAGGAAGAACCGGATACGCAGGAGGCGCTGTGGCAAAATCCGGCGGGATCGTCGTTTCCCTATCCAAGATGGACCAAGTCCTGGATTTCGATCCGTTCTTCGGCTCTCTAACCGTTCAAGCTGGAATGATCACCAAAAACCTGCACAACGAATGCGAGGAGAGAGGATTCTACTTTCCGGTCGATTTTGCCGCCACAGGCTCCTCTCAAATCGGGGGAAACATAGCGACTAATGCAGGCGGCGTAAGAGTGGTGCATTACGGGCTTATCCGTCAGTGGGTTCTAGGGCTAAAGGTCGTCACCGGAACGGGAGAGATCCTGGAGTTCAACGGAGAGATTCTGAAAAACAATACCGGCTACGATTTAAAACATCTATTTATCGGCTCCGAAGGAACCTTAGGAATCATAACCGAATGCACCGTCAAACTCACCAAGAAGCCATTGGACAATCGTATTCTATTTACCGCGGTTCCCGATTTTCCTTCCATATTGGAATTATTCAAGGAAACCCATAACATATCCGTTCCTATTCTCGCCTTCGAATTTCTAACCAAATATTGCCTGGACAAGGTCATAGACCATTTGCAGGTTCCGGATCCGTTCTCAGAACCGAGCCCATATTACGTTTTAATGGAATTCGAAATCGACGAGGCAGCCGACGAGGAGAAACTTTTCGCCTTCTTAGAAACCATTCTGGAAAAAGGTTTCGTGACCGATGGGAGCTTGGCTCAAAATTCCCGGCAAGCCGAGACTTTCTGGAAATATAGGGAAGGAATCAGCGAATCGATTTCGATAGACTATACCGTTCATAAAAACGATATTTCCCTGCCTCTCCGAAATATGAATCCGTTCCTGGAGGACATGCAGTCTCTCCTTTCCGATAAGTACCCCGGATTCGAAGTGGCCCTTTTCGGACATATAGGCGACGGAAATCTTCACTTAAACATAGTAAAGCCGAAAGACCTTTCCGATGCTGACTTCTTCTCGCAATGTAAAAGCGTTGATCCGAGCATGTTTCAGCTTTTGCAAAAACATCACGGATCCATTAGCGCGGAACACGGAATCGGTTTATTAAAGAAGGACTTCCTACATTTTTCCAGATCGGAAGCGGAGATAAACGTAATGCGCCTTATAAAAAAAGCATTAGATCCGAAAAACATCCTAAATCCGGGGAAAATTCTTCCCTAA